The nucleotide sequence TGCTTGCAAGACCGCCCTCTAACAATCGAGGGCGCAGGGAAGGCCGGGAGCCTGCCGCCCCCATGGCCCGCCTGCAGAAAAAGAATGCAGGCGGCAGTCACCACAGGTTCGGCTGGGACATCCCGGCCCTCCCTGCGCGATGGGCTTACGAATTATACGCGATCTCCCTGGGGACCGGCTGTCTTGCCCCCATCACCCGCCATGCGCGCGAGGCACATCACGAGCTTGACCTCAGCACCGGGAGGCCAGGACCACGCGACTTCTCCGTCCGCATCGAAACTGTTCGTCCGCTCGCGAATGCGTAGCTGCAACTCCGATCCGGCCACCGCATCCCACGCTCAACGCTCGTGACGACTCGCGAAGCGCCCCTCGTTGATGAGCACGGGACGGCCGGAAATGTGCAGGTGATTTGCCCGACGACACAAGCCGAAATGCTGCGGCAAACTGGCACGACGGGCAGTTTGGGCATAAGAGATATGCGAAAGCACTTGCGGGCTCGATGTCCACCGCCGACCGAGACCGACGCAACGAAACCCCAAGCGAAAAAGAAGACGACCAAGCCAAGCTGCTTCGACCGTAAGTCCTTACTACAGTTCTGAGATGCGTCCATGTCCCTGATCGACCGCCTGTTGCCGAACTACCAGTTCTCCGAGCGGCACGAGACGCAACCTGATGTTCCTGCCCTATTGGCTCGTGATCCGGCCAGTGAGCAGTCTAATCCGGCGGCGCATGCTCGGCGCCATCATGCAGACGGCGGAGCAACGGAGAATGGACCCAGCCGCAGCCAGAAAACTGGATCCGCGCGGGGATTGTTGACTCCGATGTTTCGATCGTGGACCGTACCGGCATCGGGAGCGATGAGATGGTGAGCCCGGAGCTGGCGGCACAATGGACGATGGTGAGGGCCCTGCTCGGCCGGGCTCAGGCGACGCTTCCGTCGCCTCCGCTCCGGCATGTGCAGGCCTGCGCCAAGCTGTACGAGGATTTTGCTGACTATCTCGAGCAGAACGAGCTCGAGCTTGCGCTCGACACGCTGATGGAGCTCGGCCATCTCACCTCGCCCGGCGGCGGCTTCTGGCGGGACCTGGAGCGCGCCGCCGAGGTCATGGGCCTGACCGACCGGGTGGTGGCGCTGAGGCAGGCGCTGCCTTCAGCGCCGCTGCCCCCGGACGGCGAGTAGGCTTGAAGATGACTTGAAGGTGAGTTGGAGATGATCAGCGCAGCGATCCCCGCACGCGGCGGGGCGATCGCATATGGCTCGGCACTCCTCAGGGCCTCGTGGTTCGAGACGCGCCGAAGCCGGCACTCCTCACCATGAGGGTCTGACACCGAGGACGGTCCTGCACATCGACCATGAACACCTCGAGAGGCGTGTTCATGGAGAGGGTTTGAGAATCCCGTCGCGAAACAGGCCTCGTCCTGAGGAGCCCGCCCGAGGCGGGCGTCTCGAAGGACGGTGGGAGGCGCGCTGCGGCTGCGAGCTTTGCTCATATGCAATCTTCCTGGCGCGGGCGTGGCGAGCTAAACTGAAGTTGTCGCGACGGCGCCCATCGATCACTCACCCGGTTACAAATCGAAATTCGTCGGCAGCATTACGACGTCGCGGATGGTCATGCCGCGCGGGCGCGTCAGCATGAACATCACGACATTGGCGACCTCGGCCGGCTCCAGCAGGCTGCCGGATTCGCGCGCTTCCTTCAGCTTCTCGGCCGGCCAGTCGGCGATCAGCGCGGTCACCACAGGGCCCGGCGAGATCGCACCGATGCGGATGCCGTGCTTGAAGACCTGGCGGCGCGTGGTCTGCACGAAGCAGTCGATCGCCCATTTCGAGGAGGCATAGACCGGCTCCCACGGCGTCGGATAGTGCGCGGCCAGCGAGCTGGTGACGATGATGTCGCCGGAGCCGCGCGCGATCATGTGCGGCAGCACGTCGCGGACGTTCTTGATCACGACATTGACGTTGAGATTGAGCATGCGGTCGATCGCATCGGTCTTGGCGTCGACGAGATCGCCGCCGAGATAGCTGCCGGCATTGGCGTGGAAGATGTCGAGCCGGCCGGCCGCGTCGAGCACGCGCGGCAACAGGGTGGCGCAGTCCGTCGCATCGAGCAGGTCGATGACCACCGGGATCACCGCGTCGCCATGGCGCTCGCGCAGGCGCGCCAGTGCGGCGGCGTCGCGATCGATCATGACGACGCGCGCGCCGGCGGCCAGCATCGCCTCGCTGCTGGCGAGCCCGATGCCTGACGCCGCACCGGTGACGGCCGCCACCTTGCCTTCGAGTTCCCTGGTCATCGCATCCTCCCTGTTGGGACACATCCTAGCGCAGTTCGGATGCGCCTGCTGCTGATCGGTTTGGACCCAACACACCATCCGCGCGTTTGCTCACCACCGCACCAACGATGAGTCCGATGGAGACGATCGACGCTTATCTCGCCCGCAAGCATCAGGAACTCAAGCTCCTGAACGGCTGCCTGCGGCGGCCGCACGCGCTGCCGATGCCTCGCACGGTCGGCGAGGTTATCAGGCAGAAGTTTCAGCTCGCCGCCGCGCTCAAGGCGGAGCACGCCCTGAACGACTGGACCGCGACCGAGACGGCCTGGGCGGACGCGGACGATCACCGCGCCGGCCCGTTCGCGTTCGCCTACGACTATCAGCGCGCGGATCTCGAGGTGCGCGGGCCGTCGTTCTATGCGGCCGGCAATGATATCGCGGACACGCTCTATACGATCTCCGGCATGGCGGCGATTGCGGCGCTGCTGCTGGCGACGCGGCCGGTGCTCGGCGAGGCTGACCTGCTGATGCTGCCGGGCTCCTATGGCGAGACCCAGGAGCTGGTCGAGGCGCATGCGCGGCATCTGCATCCCCTGGCGCTGACGCGCGACCTCGCCGACGCGCTGGCGCAGCGATCATCCAAAGCGAGGCTGCTGCTGCTCGATTCCAGCACGACGGCCGCGCGGTTCGAAGCCGTGCTGCGCTGCCGACGCCCGGCGCTCGATCTCTTGATCTTCGACACGACGTGCTTTGCCAATGGTTCGGGCCGCATCCGCCGCGTGCTCGCATGGGCGCGACGCTCGCGCGTGCCGGTCGTAATGGTGCGCAGCCACACCAAGCTGGATTCGCTCGGCGCCGAATATGGCCGTCTGGGCTCGGTCGCCTTCGTCGACTGGACACACGTGCCGGAGGCGCTCGCCGCGTTGCCGGAGCAGACGCGCAACGCTGTCCGACTGCTCGGCGGCGCGGCGCTGCCGGCGCATTTTCCGCCTTATGTCGGCACGCGAGACTATCGCGCGCTGACGGCGCGGCGCATGGCGGCGATTCTGCGCAACAGCCGCCGCGCGCGGTACCGGTTTGCCGCGGCACTGCGCGGCCTCACCGCGGAGCTGGACTACGCGCACGGCCTTTACGTCACTCTGGCGAGCCGCACGCCGCTGGACGAGACCACGGCCCGGCAAGCCGCGGCAGCGATGAGCGACGACCTCAGGCGCGACGGCCTGCCGATCCGCCACGCCGGCAGCTTCGGCTTCGACTTCGCCGCGACGGAATGGTTTCACGACGCCACCACCGATTGCTACAGCGTCCGCGTGGCCGTGCCCGATCTGCCCACCGCCATGTGGGATGAGCTGACCGACGCGATCGCCGGCTGGTGGCGCGCGCATCAGGGACGATCCGCCGCGGCGTGAGCGCGCCATTGGCCTGGCGATGGTGGCACGCGCCTTGCCTTCCTCAACGTCAATCGTATCACGCCGCAGGGGGGTCTCCATGAGCAGCTCGCATTTCGATTTGACACGCCGCCATTTCGTGCTCGGCGGCCTTGGCGCCGCAGGGCTCAGCGCCTTTGGCCCGCGCGTCGCGCTGGCGCAAGGCCGCGCCGAGACGCTGCTGGTGGTGCAGGAGCTCGGGCCGAACTCGCTGGACATGCAGGGCGTCGGCTCGAACCAGACCGTGAACGGGCTCGCCTGGAATTGCTACGACCGGCTGCTCAGCTACGCGGCGAAGACGCTGCCGGACGGGACCATCTCCTATGATCGTGCGACGCTGGCGCCGGAGCTCGCCGAGAGCTGGGAGGTCGCCGCCGACGGCATGTCCTGCACCTTCAAGCTGCGCAAGGACGCGACCTTCCATGACGGCACGCCGGTCACCGCGAAGGACGTGAAGTGGTCGTTCGACCGCGCCGTCTCGGTCGGCGGCTTCCCGACCTTCCAGATGTCGGCGGGCTCGCTGGAGAAGCCGG is from Bradyrhizobium sp. ORS 285 and encodes:
- a CDS encoding SDR family oxidoreductase — protein: MTRELEGKVAAVTGAASGIGLASSEAMLAAGARVVMIDRDAAALARLRERHGDAVIPVVIDLLDATDCATLLPRVLDAAGRLDIFHANAGSYLGGDLVDAKTDAIDRMLNLNVNVVIKNVRDVLPHMIARGSGDIIVTSSLAAHYPTPWEPVYASSKWAIDCFVQTTRRQVFKHGIRIGAISPGPVVTALIADWPAEKLKEARESGSLLEPAEVANVVMFMLTRPRGMTIRDVVMLPTNFDL